Proteins from a single region of Crassaminicella profunda:
- the hemB gene encoding porphobilinogen synthase — protein sequence MNLLNRPRRLRRNAAIRGLIQETVLNVNDFIYPLFVVEGEGIKQEIESLSNNYHFSIDMLKNEIDEIINLGIKAVILFGLPNKKDSFGSEAYSDDGIVQRAIREIKRINKDLLVITDICMCQYTDHGHCGILRDGYVDNDETLEYLSKIALSHAKAGADMVAPSDMMDGRVGAIRSALDRNGFSEVSVMAYSAKYASAFYGPFRAAANSAPECGDRKSYQMDPANSDEALREVELDIEEGADIVMVKPALSYLDVIRRVKDNFNMPLAAYNVSGEYAMIKAAAEQGLIDEKRIVLEKLLSMKRAGADIIITYHAKDAAKWLREE from the coding sequence ATGAATTTACTAAATAGACCAAGAAGATTAAGAAGAAACGCTGCTATAAGAGGATTGATACAAGAAACAGTACTAAATGTAAATGATTTTATCTATCCATTATTTGTAGTAGAAGGGGAAGGGATAAAACAAGAGATAGAAAGTCTTTCAAATAATTATCACTTTTCTATTGATATGTTAAAAAATGAAATAGATGAAATTATAAATTTAGGAATAAAAGCAGTAATTTTATTTGGATTACCTAATAAAAAAGATAGCTTTGGAAGTGAAGCATACAGTGATGATGGAATTGTTCAAAGAGCAATAAGAGAAATAAAAAGAATCAATAAGGACTTATTAGTTATTACAGATATATGTATGTGCCAATATACTGATCATGGACATTGTGGTATTTTAAGAGATGGTTATGTAGACAATGATGAAACTTTAGAATATCTATCAAAAATTGCTCTATCTCATGCAAAAGCAGGTGCGGATATGGTAGCTCCTTCAGATATGATGGATGGAAGAGTAGGTGCTATTCGAAGTGCTTTAGATAGAAATGGATTTAGTGAAGTTTCTGTGATGGCTTATAGTGCAAAATATGCTTCTGCTTTTTACGGACCATTTAGAGCGGCTGCCAATTCAGCACCAGAATGTGGAGACAGAAAAAGCTATCAAATGGATCCTGCTAATAGTGATGAAGCATTAAGAGAAGTTGAACTAGATATAGAAGAAGGTGCAGATATTGTTATGGTCAAACCGGCCCTTTCTTATTTAGATGTGATTAGAAGAGTAAAAGATAATTTCAATATGCCTTTAGCAGCCTATAATGTAAGTGGTGAATATGCAATGATCAAGGCGGCAGCAGAACAAGGTTTAATTGATGAAAAAAGAATTGTTTTAGAAAAATTATTATCTATGAAAAGAGCAGGAGCAGATATTATCATTACATATCATGCCAAAGATGCTGCTAAATGGTTAAGGGAGGAATAA
- the hemL gene encoding glutamate-1-semialdehyde 2,1-aminomutase has product MNFQKSKILFEEAKEVIPGGVNSPVRAFSSVSMDPPFITKGKGSKIYDVDGNEYIDYVGSWGPLILGHAHEEVTEALKKVIDLGTSYGAPTEIETKLSKLVCEAVPSVELIRMVNSGTEATMSALRLARGYTGRKMIVKFEGNYHGHSDSLLIKAGSGALTFGVPNSPGVPEDIAKNTITAQYNDIETLKEIFKEYGEDIAGVIVEPIAGNMGVVPATQSFMNALRKITEEYGALLIIDEVMTGFRVSFHCAQSLYNVKPDITTFGKIIGGGLPVGAYGGKREIMEKISPIGPVYQAGTLSGNPLAMTAGYVTLKILRDHPEIYDQLEKKSKILADGLKENAQKLGVKAAFNRVGAMQSIFFTEKEVVDFKTAMSSDTNKFSVYFEEMLKQGIYLAPSQFEASFISAAHSEEDIEKTIVASFNALKRIV; this is encoded by the coding sequence ATGAACTTTCAAAAGTCAAAAATATTGTTTGAAGAAGCAAAAGAAGTTATTCCTGGTGGTGTAAACAGTCCTGTAAGGGCATTTTCATCTGTTTCTATGGACCCTCCATTTATCACGAAGGGAAAGGGAAGTAAGATTTATGATGTAGATGGCAATGAATATATTGATTATGTAGGATCATGGGGTCCTTTGATTTTAGGACATGCTCATGAGGAAGTGACAGAAGCCCTTAAAAAAGTTATAGATTTAGGAACAAGCTATGGTGCGCCTACAGAGATTGAAACAAAGCTTTCAAAATTAGTTTGTGAGGCAGTACCTTCTGTGGAATTAATCAGAATGGTTAATTCTGGAACTGAGGCAACTATGAGTGCATTAAGACTTGCAAGAGGATATACTGGAAGAAAAATGATTGTAAAGTTTGAAGGAAACTATCATGGACATTCAGATAGTCTACTCATTAAAGCAGGATCAGGGGCTCTAACATTTGGGGTACCAAATAGTCCAGGGGTTCCAGAGGATATTGCAAAAAATACTATTACAGCACAATATAATGATATAGAGACATTAAAAGAAATTTTTAAAGAGTATGGGGAAGATATAGCTGGAGTAATTGTTGAGCCTATAGCTGGAAATATGGGGGTTGTACCAGCTACACAATCCTTTATGAATGCTTTAAGAAAAATAACGGAAGAATATGGGGCGTTGTTGATTATAGATGAGGTAATGACAGGATTTAGAGTGTCTTTCCATTGTGCTCAAAGTCTATATAATGTGAAACCCGATATTACGACCTTTGGAAAAATTATTGGAGGAGGTCTTCCTGTAGGTGCTTATGGAGGAAAAAGAGAGATTATGGAAAAAATATCTCCTATAGGACCTGTTTATCAAGCAGGAACTTTATCTGGAAATCCACTAGCTATGACTGCAGGATATGTAACACTTAAGATATTAAGAGATCATCCAGAGATTTATGACCAATTAGAAAAAAAATCTAAAATTTTAGCGGATGGATTAAAAGAAAATGCACAAAAACTTGGAGTAAAGGCAGCCTTTAATCGTGTAGGAGCTATGCAGTCTATTTTCTTTACAGAAAAAGAAGTTGTTGACTTTAAAACAGCCATGAGCAGTGACACCAACAAGTTTAGTGTTTACTTTGAGGAGATGCTAAAGCAAGGCATTTATTTAGCACCATCACAGTTTGAAGCTTCTTTTATTTCAGCGGCTCACAGCGAAGAAGATATAGAAAAGACTATAGTAGCTAGTTTCAATGCGTTGAAAAGAATTGTTTAA
- a CDS encoding pyridoxal phosphate-dependent aminotransferase, whose protein sequence is MENFSKRITSMQASPIRKLAPYADQAKADGKKIYHLNIGQPDIETPQNFMEAIKNFDEKVLAYTSSQGIPELIKAVIKYYKKYDMHFENDEILITNGGSEALLFTLLAIADYGDEVIIPEPFYTNYAGFNAIAGIKTVPLITEASSGFHLPKKEEIEKLITHKTKAILITNPGNPTGAVFTKEEVNLLADIAKEHNLFIISDEVYREFVYNGLKFKSFGCIPHIKDQVILIDSVSKRFSACGARIGAILSKNKKLMAQILKICQGRLCCPTLEQIGATALYDVPEDYFKNVHAEYQKRRDILYRKLQEIPGVICQNPEGAFYVIAKLPVENAEEFVIWLLKDFDLNGETVMFAPAQGFYTTPNAGKNEVRIAYILNEKDLKRAMDILKIALEKYPKKK, encoded by the coding sequence ATGGAAAATTTTTCTAAAAGAATTACATCTATGCAAGCATCACCCATTCGAAAATTAGCCCCTTATGCTGATCAAGCAAAAGCAGATGGGAAAAAAATATATCATCTGAATATTGGGCAACCTGATATTGAAACACCCCAAAATTTCATGGAAGCCATAAAGAATTTTGATGAAAAAGTATTAGCCTATACTTCATCACAAGGAATTCCTGAATTAATTAAAGCAGTGATTAAATACTACAAAAAATATGATATGCATTTTGAAAATGATGAAATCCTCATCACAAACGGAGGAAGTGAAGCTCTTCTTTTTACACTATTAGCTATTGCAGATTATGGAGATGAGGTAATTATCCCTGAACCCTTCTATACAAACTATGCTGGATTCAATGCTATAGCAGGTATAAAAACTGTTCCACTTATAACAGAAGCTTCTTCGGGTTTTCATTTACCAAAAAAAGAAGAAATTGAAAAATTAATCACCCATAAAACAAAAGCCATACTCATAACGAATCCTGGAAATCCAACAGGTGCTGTTTTTACAAAAGAAGAAGTAAACTTACTAGCTGATATTGCAAAAGAACATAATTTATTTATTATCTCTGATGAAGTCTATAGAGAATTTGTATATAATGGTCTAAAATTTAAAAGCTTCGGTTGTATTCCTCATATAAAAGATCAAGTAATATTGATTGATAGTGTATCCAAAAGATTTAGTGCTTGTGGTGCAAGAATCGGTGCTATTTTAAGTAAAAACAAAAAATTAATGGCTCAGATTTTAAAAATCTGTCAAGGACGACTATGCTGTCCTACCCTTGAACAAATTGGTGCAACAGCCCTTTATGATGTTCCTGAAGACTACTTTAAAAACGTACATGCTGAATATCAAAAAAGAAGAGATATTCTTTATCGTAAGCTACAAGAAATTCCAGGTGTCATTTGTCAAAATCCAGAGGGAGCTTTTTATGTAATTGCAAAGCTACCTGTTGAAAATGCTGAAGAATTTGTAATATGGTTATTAAAGGATTTTGACTTGAACGGTGAAACCGTTATGTTTGCACCTGCTCAAGGATTCTACACCACGCCAAATGCTGGAAAGAACGAAGTAAGAATCGCATACATTTTGAATGAAAAGGATCTAAAAAGAGCCATGGATATCTTAAAAATCGCTCTTGAGAAATATCCTAAAAAGAAATAA
- a CDS encoding replication-associated recombination protein A, which yields MDLFDMVREQNIKKDAPLAERLKPQKLEDFVGQEHILGKGKLLWRAIKADRITSLILYGPPGTGKTSLARIIANSTKSNFVQLNAVTSGIKDLKEVVKEAENVLGMYNKKTILFLDEIHRFNKAQQDGLLPYVENGTLVLIGATTENPFFEVNNALISRSMLFQLKLLDEIAMKKVIHRAVTDVENGLGMFQVHLEEEAVSFLCSAANGDARKALNALELAVLTTEKNEHGKVYISLEVVEQCLQKKHIHYDKNRDAHYDVISAFIKSMRGSDPDAALHYLARMLYGGEDPVFIARRIVIAASEDVGNADPNALAVANSAAQAVQFIGMPEGRILLAQAAVYVATAPKSNASYVGINKALQDIKNKDIGGVPTHIRDMTARRMENNHSKVTNDNIYLYPHNYPNGYVKQQYLPDSLIGTKYYAPTENGYEKKIRHRMDYLKGK from the coding sequence ATGGACTTGTTTGATATGGTGAGAGAACAAAATATAAAAAAAGATGCTCCTTTAGCAGAAAGATTAAAACCACAAAAATTAGAGGACTTTGTGGGGCAGGAGCATATTTTAGGAAAGGGAAAACTCTTATGGAGGGCAATAAAGGCAGATCGAATTACGTCATTGATTCTTTACGGACCTCCAGGAACCGGAAAAACTAGCTTAGCGAGAATTATTGCAAATTCAACAAAATCAAATTTTGTTCAATTAAATGCAGTTACATCAGGAATAAAGGATTTAAAGGAAGTAGTAAAAGAAGCAGAGAATGTTCTTGGCATGTATAATAAAAAAACTATATTATTTTTAGATGAAATTCATCGATTTAATAAGGCGCAGCAAGATGGATTATTACCATATGTTGAAAATGGTACACTCGTATTGATCGGTGCTACAACGGAAAATCCTTTTTTTGAAGTAAATAATGCATTAATTTCTAGATCTATGTTGTTTCAATTAAAACTATTAGATGAAATTGCAATGAAAAAAGTAATACATAGAGCTGTAACAGATGTTGAAAATGGACTAGGCATGTTTCAAGTTCATTTAGAAGAGGAAGCTGTGAGTTTTCTATGTAGTGCTGCCAATGGAGATGCAAGAAAAGCATTAAATGCGTTAGAATTAGCAGTACTTACTACAGAAAAAAATGAACACGGAAAAGTTTATATAAGTCTTGAGGTTGTAGAACAATGTTTACAAAAAAAGCATATTCATTATGATAAAAATCGTGATGCTCATTATGATGTGATTTCAGCTTTTATTAAAAGTATGAGAGGATCAGATCCTGATGCAGCGCTACATTACCTTGCTAGAATGCTTTATGGAGGAGAAGACCCTGTATTTATTGCTAGAAGAATTGTTATTGCAGCTTCAGAAGATGTAGGCAATGCAGATCCAAATGCATTAGCTGTTGCAAATAGTGCTGCCCAAGCAGTTCAATTTATTGGCATGCCTGAAGGAAGAATACTTCTTGCTCAAGCAGCTGTTTATGTAGCAACAGCTCCGAAGAGTAATGCAAGCTACGTAGGAATTAATAAAGCTTTACAAGATATTAAAAATAAAGATATTGGTGGGGTACCCACACATATAAGGGATATGACGGCTAGAAGGATGGAAAATAACCATAGTAAAGTAACAAACGATAACATATATTTATATCCACATAATTATCCAAATGGTTATGTAAAACAGCAGTATTTACCAGATTCTTTAATAGGGACAAAATATTATGCTCCTACAGAAAATGGATACGAAAAAAAGATTCGTCATAGAATGGATTATTTAAAAGGAAAATAA
- a CDS encoding helix-turn-helix transcriptional regulator, with translation MIKSLGNYYASAFTQLNFIYIPQLSHPRDHMYKMSPTHGEGTIRQINCNDLFFVLIADFTPRENFVRISQIREDYLEISQFETDSSSFKVGGKKLNHVEKGICCYINTSKTVYTHCEEKKPTRFTKILITQDYYDSFLKKRFGDGYTNPKDAVHFLSQNPNLPELNYIFQQIRDCKAQGNSQQLYFESKVLEILSLVTDNLEQSKKRIHLSVRLDKKDLRGLKKVVHFIKKDLSAYPSIIQLSKIANMSTTRFQMAFKQTYGTTVYNFLKEIRMNYALLLLKDSDYSIKDIAAKVGYANAGHFAGIFKKTYAIKPKEYRTLHQIK, from the coding sequence TTGATCAAATCTCTTGGAAACTATTATGCAAGTGCATTTACTCAACTCAACTTTATATATATCCCTCAATTGTCCCACCCTCGCGATCATATGTATAAAATGTCACCAACTCATGGAGAAGGAACCATTCGTCAAATTAATTGTAATGACCTATTTTTTGTATTAATTGCAGATTTTACACCAAGAGAGAATTTCGTACGCATCTCTCAAATCCGTGAGGATTATTTAGAAATAAGTCAATTTGAAACAGATTCTAGTTCTTTTAAAGTAGGCGGAAAAAAACTAAATCATGTTGAGAAAGGTATCTGCTGTTATATCAATACTAGCAAAACTGTGTATACTCATTGTGAAGAAAAAAAACCTACCCGCTTTACTAAAATATTGATCACACAAGATTATTACGATAGCTTTTTAAAAAAACGTTTTGGAGATGGGTATACAAATCCTAAAGATGCTGTTCATTTTTTATCACAAAACCCAAATTTACCAGAGTTAAATTATATTTTTCAGCAAATTAGGGATTGTAAAGCACAGGGAAATTCCCAGCAATTATATTTTGAAAGTAAAGTGTTAGAGATTTTATCCCTTGTTACAGATAATTTAGAACAAAGCAAAAAGAGAATCCATCTAAGTGTAAGACTTGATAAAAAAGATTTGCGAGGATTAAAAAAAGTAGTTCACTTTATAAAAAAAGACTTATCGGCTTACCCTTCTATCATCCAATTAAGTAAAATCGCCAATATGAGTACCACAAGATTTCAAATGGCTTTTAAGCAAACTTACGGAACAACCGTTTATAATTTCTTAAAAGAAATACGTATGAACTATGCTCTTTTACTACTAAAAGATTCAGATTACAGTATCAAAGATATTGCAGCAAAAGTTGGTTATGCCAACGCTGGACACTTTGCAGGAATTTTCAAAAAAACCTATGCCATAAAACCAAAAGAGTACCGAACCCTCCATCAGATAAAATAA
- a CDS encoding SEC-C metal-binding domain-containing protein translates to MSLVENWRTIAYEHETQQSFDKFWNEYAKTEKKIYENVLENHGQAFEGVVKELTGEYETSNEYIMGFLDGINESLKEKLDLEEITEDSAVKLDIDFEKLYYNMLEAKADYLYTLPQWDEILDEQKRKEITKVQRTAKTVVKENKVGRNDPCPCGSGKKYKKCCGK, encoded by the coding sequence ATGAGTTTAGTTGAAAATTGGAGAACAATAGCATATGAACATGAAACACAACAAAGTTTTGATAAATTTTGGAATGAATATGCAAAGACAGAGAAAAAAATCTATGAAAATGTTTTAGAAAATCATGGTCAAGCCTTTGAAGGGGTAGTAAAGGAATTAACGGGGGAATATGAGACTTCTAATGAATATATTATGGGTTTTTTAGATGGAATCAATGAAAGTTTGAAGGAAAAATTAGATTTAGAAGAGATTACAGAGGATAGTGCTGTAAAGTTAGATATTGATTTTGAAAAGCTTTACTATAATATGCTAGAAGCAAAAGCAGATTATTTATATACTCTTCCACAATGGGATGAAATATTAGATGAACAAAAAAGAAAAGAAATAACAAAAGTACAAAGAACAGCTAAAACCGTTGTAAAAGAGAATAAGGTAGGAAGAAATGACCCCTGTCCTTGTGGAAGCGGTAAAAAATATAAAAAATGTTGTGGAAAATAA
- a CDS encoding DUF2809 domain-containing protein, with product MIKERNRWIYSILIIFVVLLGLSSRTLASYLPRWIGDYAGDTLWALMIFLLIGLLFKNATTLFVGSFAVLFSYFIEITQLYHAPWIDGIRQTILGGLVLGFGFLWSDLVCYTIGVSIGVFMECFLFKYFGMIRIYDTL from the coding sequence ATGATAAAAGAAAGAAATAGATGGATATACAGCATTTTAATTATTTTTGTTGTTCTGCTAGGGTTAAGTTCAAGAACTTTAGCTTCATACTTACCTAGATGGATAGGGGATTATGCAGGAGATACACTGTGGGCGTTAATGATTTTTCTACTGATAGGATTATTATTCAAAAATGCAACCACGTTATTTGTAGGAAGTTTTGCAGTATTATTTTCTTATTTTATAGAAATTACCCAATTGTATCATGCTCCTTGGATTGATGGGATTCGACAAACGATTCTAGGAGGACTTGTATTAGGTTTTGGATTTTTGTGGAGTGATTTAGTTTGTTATACTATTGGCGTGAGCATAGGAGTTTTCATGGAATGTTTTCTATTTAAATATTTTGGAATGATTAGGATCTATGATACACTGTAA
- a CDS encoding homoserine dehydrogenase — protein sequence MKHIKIGLLGLGNIGKGVWNIVENNKDKVENYLGNSLEIKKILVRNIHKNRDINVPEEILTTNPKEIIQDPEIDIIVEVIGGIDTAFEYIKESFQNGKHVVTANKAVIATHGDILHKLAKASGVSLRYEASVGGGIPIINTLTQSLSANKFDEIVGIINGTTNYILTQMSDFGMDFNEALKLAQEKGYAEADPTSDIEGEDAAFKLSILISEAFGIRISPKDIPREGITKISKKDIEYASQLGYKIKLFATAKKDENNFKFYVHPTLIPINHPLASVSNEFNALFIRGNAVGELMLYGKGAGSMPTGSAVVGDILEIGKLIETDYKAQSTDSFKETDLNIIGEGIGQYYIHTEVIDEPGVLGKIASTFSRYDISLKSVVQRARGNHFVPLIFITHEVDRSQLDKALEEIKSNGLVNEIASILRVENL from the coding sequence GTGAAACATATAAAAATAGGATTATTAGGTCTAGGAAATATTGGTAAGGGTGTATGGAACATTGTAGAAAATAATAAAGATAAAGTAGAAAACTATCTTGGAAACAGTTTAGAAATTAAGAAAATTTTAGTTAGAAATATACACAAAAATAGAGATATTAACGTACCAGAAGAAATATTAACCACTAACCCTAAAGAAATCATTCAAGATCCTGAAATTGATATCATCGTTGAGGTAATAGGCGGAATAGATACTGCTTTTGAATATATTAAGGAATCCTTCCAAAATGGAAAGCATGTTGTTACAGCTAACAAAGCAGTTATTGCAACCCATGGTGATATTCTCCATAAATTAGCAAAAGCGTCAGGCGTATCATTAAGATATGAAGCAAGTGTAGGTGGAGGAATCCCTATTATTAATACTTTAACACAAAGTCTTTCTGCAAATAAATTTGATGAAATTGTAGGAATTATAAATGGAACAACAAACTATATCCTTACACAAATGAGTGACTTTGGGATGGATTTTAATGAAGCTTTAAAATTAGCTCAAGAAAAAGGTTATGCAGAAGCAGATCCAACATCTGATATTGAAGGAGAAGATGCAGCTTTCAAGTTATCTATTTTAATTTCTGAAGCCTTTGGCATAAGAATTTCTCCTAAAGATATCCCGAGAGAAGGAATCACTAAAATTTCTAAAAAAGATATTGAATATGCCTCTCAATTAGGCTATAAAATTAAATTATTTGCTACTGCAAAAAAAGATGAAAATAATTTTAAGTTCTATGTACACCCTACATTAATACCAATAAACCATCCATTAGCTTCTGTAAGTAATGAATTCAATGCACTATTTATTCGTGGAAATGCAGTAGGAGAATTGATGCTTTATGGTAAAGGAGCAGGTTCTATGCCTACTGGAAGTGCTGTAGTAGGAGATATTTTAGAAATTGGTAAACTCATTGAAACCGACTACAAAGCTCAATCTACTGATTCTTTTAAGGAAACAGATTTAAATATTATTGGTGAAGGCATTGGTCAATATTATATTCATACAGAAGTAATAGACGAACCCGGAGTACTTGGAAAAATTGCATCTACATTCTCAAGGTATGATATCAGCTTAAAATCTGTAGTACAAAGAGCAAGGGGTAACCACTTTGTTCCTCTCATCTTCATCACTCATGAAGTAGATCGTTCTCAATTAGATAAAGCATTAGAAGAAATAAAGTCCAATGGATTAGTAAATGAAATTGCAAGTATATTAAGAGTAGAAAATCTATAA
- a CDS encoding MATE family efflux transporter has translation MNGKSRIKLMSEGNISKVLLKFGIPMIVAMLVTAFYNVVDAYFVGGLGTSAMAAVFVAFPIQLIFSGVGLTFGSGGGSYISRLLGSGDGKKANRVASIALFSSVCIGIILAIFLLSFIDQVLVFMGATKTILPYAKAYAIIFIIASIVSTFNVAMGNLAVSQGAASISLTAMLTGTILNIILDPLFIYTLDLGIKGSAIATLVAQSVTMFIYIRYIFGDKSYVKVSFRYFSLDKEIYAQIFKIGISMLILQLLTSMAMGLINMTASNYGDAAVAAMGIVTRIVSLGFYVVFGYMKGFQPVAGYNYGAKNYKRLREAINVSLKWTTGFCIIWTILIFIFSKFIVSMFSDNITVICIADHALKANTIMFISFGFQFVYSTLFLAIGKAKVGGVLNMARQGIFFIPIILILPKMIGLDGVIYTQLIADLLTTIMTAVFALNISKKINDLNKTDVTQIIK, from the coding sequence ATGAACGGAAAGAGTAGAATCAAATTAATGAGTGAAGGAAATATTTCAAAAGTCTTATTAAAGTTTGGAATACCTATGATTGTAGCTATGCTTGTAACTGCATTTTATAATGTTGTGGATGCCTACTTTGTAGGAGGACTTGGAACAAGTGCTATGGCTGCAGTATTCGTAGCATTTCCTATACAACTTATTTTTTCAGGAGTAGGCCTTACTTTTGGAAGTGGAGGCGGGTCTTATATTTCAAGACTTTTAGGATCAGGAGATGGAAAGAAAGCTAATAGAGTTGCGTCAATTGCATTATTTAGTAGTGTATGCATCGGGATTATCTTGGCAATATTTTTATTGAGTTTTATTGATCAAGTTTTGGTTTTTATGGGAGCCACTAAAACCATATTACCTTATGCGAAAGCTTATGCCATTATATTTATTATTGCATCAATTGTAAGTACATTTAATGTAGCAATGGGAAATTTAGCCGTATCACAAGGAGCTGCTAGCATTTCACTTACTGCAATGCTTACAGGTACCATTTTAAATATAATTTTAGATCCATTATTCATATATACATTAGATTTAGGAATAAAAGGATCAGCTATTGCTACTCTAGTAGCACAAAGTGTGACTATGTTCATTTATATAAGGTACATTTTTGGAGATAAGAGTTATGTGAAAGTATCCTTTAGATATTTTAGTTTAGATAAGGAAATATATGCACAGATATTTAAGATAGGAATTTCAATGCTTATTTTGCAGTTACTTACAAGCATGGCTATGGGACTTATAAATATGACAGCTAGTAACTATGGAGATGCTGCAGTAGCGGCTATGGGAATTGTTACTAGAATCGTTTCCTTAGGATTTTATGTTGTATTTGGTTACATGAAAGGTTTTCAACCTGTTGCAGGATATAATTATGGAGCCAAGAATTATAAAAGGCTAAGGGAAGCAATAAATGTTTCTCTTAAATGGACTACAGGCTTTTGTATTATTTGGACAATACTTATATTCATTTTTTCAAAATTTATTGTTTCCATGTTTAGTGATAATATAACAGTTATTTGTATTGCAGATCATGCTTTGAAAGCAAATACCATTATGTTCATTTCCTTTGGATTTCAATTTGTTTATTCAACGTTATTTTTAGCTATTGGAAAGGCAAAGGTAGGTGGTGTACTCAATATGGCAAGACAAGGGATCTTTTTTATTCCTATAATATTGATTTTACCTAAGATGATTGGATTGGATGGTGTTATTTATACGCAACTAATTGCAGATTTACTTACAACAATAATGACAGCTGTATTTGCTTTAAACATAAGCAAGAAAATAAATGATTTGAATAAAACGGATGTTACGCAGATTATTAAATAA